Part of the Lycium ferocissimum isolate CSIRO_LF1 chromosome 6, AGI_CSIRO_Lferr_CH_V1, whole genome shotgun sequence genome, GATAGATATCAGTCATACCTCTGGAATCAAGCATATGTCTATTTGTCCACTAGCTAGGGATGCTTGCATAGCTATAAACCCACTACTACGGCCCatcaacttcacaattccaataCCATGATATGCACTATGCGCCTGCAAACGAGCGAAAAAGAAACTTCAACTAAAGCAAATTGGATGGAAGAAGTATGATGCATAATAACTGTAACTGAGGAAAAAGTAAATGAGCACTTTTCTTCGGGAAATCAATCCTTAACATGAGAAAATTTTGAAGATGTAAGTTTAGATAGAGGCAAAATAAGAAATACTTGAAAAACAAACTCGATCCAAAAAATAGGGCAAAAATTAGTCACTGATCACCAGGAACttccccaaaaaagaaaagggaacaaaaaaaagttAGAGGATTCTGTCAAACAAGGAGTTCTTGCAAGATTTGGAAGATGACGAAAAACGTAACCACACTGAGACAACTTCACAGAAGAGAAGTATACGAGATTGTCTGGGAGTTCCTTCTCAGAAGAGAATTAAGTCAGAAGGAGGTCCAGCAAATTGAAGGGAGCAAAGCATAGGAAAAGAAGGGGCAAGGTGCAGGTCATTTAATAAAAGTAGAAAGTTTTTCCTATCATAGAATAGATCTTGGAAGAAAGGATGAAATTGTAGTAGATCATAAAGTAGTACCTCAATGTAAGCAGAATTAATGGCTCTCTGTGCTTCTTCAACAGCAGTATCAAAACCAAATGTCTTATCCATAAGCATAATATCGTTGTCTATAGTTTTTGGCACACCAACGACAGCCACCTTTATACGTCTTTTACGGCACTGTACATCCAGTAGACAAAATCAAATTAGACTTTCTAACAATAGCAGATAGACTTAATGCTATTAACCATTCAACAACGAAGAACATCGGGGGAAACTATTAGACTGTTGCATATTCATGCTCATCTgaaacattttctttcttcaattacAGGGAAAACTTTAAATTCAAAGCATAAGTTTCTATCGAAGAGGGACATTCActctacttttctttttttgaaaataattcaCTCTACTTTTCTAATAGCGACATTCTCGATTCACTTTGCTATACAGTCTCCAACTATACACCTAACCTCAAATAATCAGAGAACATTAGTCAAAAATGCATATTGGTCTAAAAAGAGCACCCATATGAATATAGAGGTCAGGCATAACAACCTCATCATGAATTGCATTTGCACCAGCATGTGTACCATTTCCACCCAGCACAAAGAGCATGTTGATTCCTCTTTCCTGACAATAGTAAAAGAAGTGAAACTTAGACAAACCCTAGCAAAATCATTTGTCATGCAGCGATCCAAGCAAGCTATGCATTTGCTGAATACAAGAAAATCAGTTAAGTACCTGGATGCTGTCCACGATATCACTAACTTTAGGTCCTCCACGTGATACTCCCAGCAAGCTTCCCCCCGAAAGATGAACATTTTGCACCACTTTCCTGGATAACTAAGAATAAAGCAGGTGGACAAAAATCACTAAAGCACCTAACCTCACTAAAGAGAAATATATCCATTGTAGAATAATACCCTATCAGTAATGACCGTATGGAGATTAAAGTTAGGCTTTTGCACTTCATTCTGAATAACAGAACTTAAATTCTAAGAAGTGTTTGGGCAGTGAAGAAGAGTTAAAGTAACTTACTGGCATCTCAGCTAAATCTTTTTCTGAAAATCCACGATATCCAAAAGGAATTCCCACAATTTGCTTGACTCCATATATCTCAAGGGTTATGACTATCTGCGACCAGTGAAAACAAAGAGAAGATGACGAACAACACCAGTGCAGCAGTAATAACTACATCCCTCAGAAATCAAAGAATCAAAACCAAACAATAACAATATGCTAATACCTGTCGAATAACATCATTAAGCCCGGGGCAAAGTCCACCACAAGTTACAATTGCTGCTTTCACCTCTTCTggcttgaaaaatattttctctcgaGGACCAGCACGGTGAACCCTGAAAATAATTGGTTCCATAATCATGCTATACGTTAAAGGCTTACCAATTTAAAATAAGAATCATGCTTCGCACAATATTATTGTATCTACACCCTGAGTCGCAATTCTTATAAGGCAGTCAAAACTCGTCTACTCAATGTTCAGTAATTCTATACCAAAACAAACACTTATAAGGAGCTAAAACTGTTTCACATCACAACTTTCCCAAGTTCCAGTAACAGATAACCTGTAATTTATTCAAACAGTCCCCTCATCATTTGAAGAACTCTTTTAGTTTTTGTAACTGTGGTGTCGGGGCCAGCTTGCGCAGCAGGTACCAGGTAAttctgtccaccaaggcttggacagatgggaagaaatcacctagtgtttttgtctttgctaggatttgaacctgagaccccATAGTTCTCAATCCACTTCATGAGCACTAGGCCAAACCCTTGAGCACTCTCTAGTTTTATTTCTATCAGATATGAGAAACGAAATCTCGAACTTAGAAGATGGCAAGGAAATGGATAATGCCAAGTTGGCTGTTGAACTGTCTGGATAGTGGAAAAATCAACATTGATAGAGGGCTTCAATTTGTGACAATTGGGAGCAGGAGCTCATAGATGCAGAAAGATTATTTAGTAATCTAGAATCATTTTGCCAATCTATAGACATACATTGCACTATGAAAGGCTTATGCCTGAATAAAAGGGGGTGAGAGTGGTTAAACTGATAGTAGTACAAAATTAATCTGATAGTAGTACAAAATTAAGTTTGTATCATTTCCTCAACAGGTATATAATTGTATCCTTCCAACTCTTTAATGTAGAAAAGCTAAAGAACTTTACCATTGCTCTACCCATGAACAATTGGGATCAATGCACTCAGCACCAGCAGATGATGGGGAGGAATAATTAATTACCTGAAATGTAAATTGCTTACTTGAGTCAACTAGAATTAAATAATATGAGTGGCCTTGGAGGAAATAGAACAAGAAACAACAACAGTTTACGTTTCCATCAGCAGATAACAAAAACAAATAGCTTACTTTCTCAATTACTTTGTCCATTCCAAGGGTAGTCCTATTACACCTCCCGGGAGCCAAACAACATTTGAATAAGgtattcaaatatattttttaccaTTTTGAAATCGCGTAAAGGTTGCCACTTTAGTTTTTTATCAAATAGTATCTAAATGATCAAAATTTTAGATGAGTTGAGATAAATTAATCCTTGATAATTGATACGTGAAAGGCCATCAATTCTGGAACAGTGAGATAGAATCATCTTCAGCAAGGAATATACTTCACACTCTTAACTAacggatgaaaaaaaaaaaaacttgtgatctaaaaaCTGGATCTTTTAGCTTTTTGAACTGCTTACCTACTTCCATAAAATTGATCCACATGAGAcgacaacaataacatacccacaagtggggtctggagaggaTAGGATGtccgcagaccttacccctagcTTTGTgcggtagagaggttgtttccgatagaccctcagctcacGTGAGACATGGTGTATTTTTCCCGGTCAAGAGAGAAATCACTACCGAAGACATGATATAAAAGTGAGCCAAATAGTTAAACACGCCCACCCCTAACTGTAGGGCTACTAAAGgtagatatattttttataactgCGGTGTCAAGGCCATCATGTGTGCACCTCGACCAATTCCGCGAGGTACCTCCTATCTCCCACCAGCACATGTACCCGGTAAATCTGTCCTACCAACACATGTACCTGATAAATCTGTCCCACTAGCACAGGTACCGACTACTAAAGATAGATACTAGTGCCTGACTATTTAATATATCTATCAATGTcaagggagaaaaagaaaacatagtACAAGAGACAAATTACCAGAAGGTTAtgcagtcagacctctctataacggcatCCGCATATAACagcacctctctataacagccaagttttttcggaaccgattttttatgttatattttacttctctataacagcatttcacCTATAACAACAATAGCCAGCTTTATAACAGTatgctctttgtaaaattaccccccatataacagctatcttctttttttgataatataataattaaccatctttataaaactAGAATTTCTATggttaccaataataagtgtagagattttgaccaacTACTTGAtcctttaatacactatttatgacaaaaaatatcatatgaatatatacacacacacgcacacacactTAAAAGATTTTCCTTCGCTTTACAAACTGTGATAAAGCTTAGAATTTGgcaattaaaatgaaaaattagatttttgcatcttttttgcctataataacaaaatattatttaaatgtcaatgttattataggtgtataacagcaattctctataacagccaaaAATTTCGGACCCAATGATCttttgttatagagaggtttgactataTTTGTTTTCTCTACCAAGTTTAAAACTACATTAAGACGAGCTAGAGCTTTTCCACTTTTGAATTAAAGACAATAATCAACTAGCTGGAGGCATGCTGACTTTTGACCTAAAGCCCAATACCCCAGCAAAACATAAGGGGGTGATTACCAATGCTACATGCACTAATTCAAGGATACGTACCCAGGGGCGTATCTATGTGGATGATTGGGAGTGCCCCGCCACCCGGACACCTCGGTtgaaatttcatttatatatgtatatatatatacgtgttaaATGTTACTCCAGCCACCTGCAGTTACATAAGCGCGCTTGGTGCCACTGGTGAAAGGTCAAGGTTTCGGCTCATGCGTGCGAGTTCGATACCAGAGGGCGACACATTTTAAGAACTTTTTTATGCTgagttttttgtttcttttgcgAAAGATGGTTCACGCCCGGCATACTCGAACCCACAATCGCTTGGTAAAAGTCAAAAGCATCATCCATGAAGCCACTCGAGCTATAATCTTCAAGTACATtaatatactttatttattaaaacgACACCAGCCTGATACCttagttttaaaagttttttattttatttttgttgatttttttctctGCGTCAAAATTTCAGAAACTCAGCAgtaatttttctttctctttgttCGATTATCTAAATCATTTGGATTCAtatgaaaaaaatagtttaaattatgatatttaaattttgttgaagattttaattaaaaaaatagatcaTGTTGCAATTAAGACGACATGAAAACTAGACTGAAATCCCATTTGATTTCTTTGGTCTCTTTAATTGAGACTTTGTGTTTTTGTGAATTGAGATTTTTCACATATAACTTTGTCTCTATTACTGAAATTATGTATGTGAAATTGTTCGGCCTCTTTATATTTAGtttgttatatatttatgtCATATATCATTGAGTGTTTTTTCCTTTGCGCCAAGTTGTCATAATTATTTCATCTTTTTCGTTCGTTCCATTGTCGATATAAATTGAAAAGATAAATACCAGAACCGAAGCCAAAGTTGATAAAACCGACCAAATATTTACCCTATTTGGACCTTGTAAATAGCAACATCTATGTTCAAAGCACGGTGGCACACGTAACCTCCAAATCTTGGATCCATCTCTGTACATACCCCAATGGGTGTTCATAAGTACATGGTCGGATAGCGCTTTTGCAAATTTGGTGTATTTTGAAGAATCCATACAAAGTACACATAATCTACCCCCCACCTCCCTCCAAGAAGAATCTCATTAATTCCCACATGATTTCTGAAAGGCGTATTTTCCCATTTTGGCACGAAGCGATAGATCAATATGACATCATAAAATACACTTTTTACTACCATAACGAACAGGAAACTGAATTCGTTGGTCAAAAGCTATGCAAAATTAGTAGGGACTTACTTTAAGAAGTACTCTGTCATTATTGTTAATAtaaccatgccatttttcatccGAGGGGTAACCTTCTGCAAACTCCTCAGATACCGGTGTCCTGTAACAGGAATGATGCACTAAAGTTAGAACAATTACTCCTCAAACAACTTTTTCTGTCCAAAATCTTCATCATTATTAAGAAAATGCATCTCTTTCCATATAATTACCAGTCCACCTGACCAACTGCATTCCAACGAAATATGCAATTAAACTAGCAAATACTAGTAGTAAATACAGAAAAGTAACTAATGCTACAAAACAGCAGAATAATCAAATC contains:
- the LOC132060397 gene encoding ATP-dependent 6-phosphofructokinase 5, chloroplastic-like encodes the protein MESLSPSIGKKAIISPSTTTTQNNHNLFFRSVKLPNFNGVCRKLRINGVSKNAEGIDFSDPDWKLKYQTEFEARFNIPHITDVFPDAVSYPSTFCLKMRTPVSEEFAEGYPSDEKWHGYINNNDRVLLKVINYSSPSSAGAECIDPNCSWVEQWVHRAGPREKIFFKPEEVKAAIVTCGGLCPGLNDVIRQIVITLEIYGVKQIVGIPFGYRGFSEKDLAEMPLSRKVVQNVHLSGGSLLGVSRGGPKVSDIVDSIQERGINMLFVLGGNGTHAGANAIHDECRKRRIKVAVVGVPKTIDNDIMLMDKTFGFDTAVEEAQRAINSAYIEAHSAYHGIGIVKLMGRSSGFIAMQASLASGQIDICLIPEVPFNLHGPHGVLRHLKYLLETKGSAVICAAEGAGQDFLEKTNAKDASGNAVLGDIGVYLQQEIKKYFKEIGGADVKYIDPTYMIRACRANASDGILCTVLGQNAVHGAFAGYSGITVGICNTHYVYFPIPEVISKPRLVDPNSRMWHRCLTSTGQPDFL